In Alteromonas sp. V450, the following proteins share a genomic window:
- the rpoB gene encoding DNA-directed RNA polymerase subunit beta codes for MVYSYSEKKRIRKDFGKRPQVLEIPYLLSIQLDSFKKFIETDPEAQYGLEAAFRSVFPIKSYSGSSELQYVSYRLGEPVFDVKECQIRGVTFSAPLRVKLRLVLFDKDAAPGTVKDIKEQEVYMGEIPLMTENGTFVINGTERVIVSQLHRSPGVFFDHDKGKTHSSGKVLYNARVIPYRGSWLDFEFDPKDNLFVRIDRRRKLPATIILRALEMSSEEILDTFFDKVSVRIDKDKLMMEVVPDRLRGETAAFDIIDGEGNVVVETGRRISARHTRALEKAGLTELEVPADYLIGRVYAATYVNEDTGEVIVSANDELTLENLAALSQAGIKEFETLYINELDHGSYISDTLRIDSSTNRLEALVEIYRMMRPGEPPTKDAAETLFDNLFFSDERYDLSSVGRMKFNRRLGREELIGAGTLDKEDIISVMKQLIMIRDGKDEVDDIDHLGNRRIRSVGEMAENQFRVGLVRVERAVKERLSLGDLDNVMPQDLINAKPISAAVKEFFGSSQLSQFMDQNNPLSEVTHKRRISALGPGGLTRERAGFEVRDVHPTHYGRLCPIETPEGPNIGLINSLASFARTNDFGFLETPFRRIVDGVVTDEIDYLSAIEEGQFAIAQANIALTEAGELVDDLIPCRHRGETTLMPKEDIKYMDVSPQQIVSIAASIIPFLEHDDANRALMGANMQRQAVPTLRADKPLVGTGMERTIAVDSGVTVVAKRGGVVDYVDASRIVIKVDEDEMLPGEAGIDIYNLTKYTRSNQNTCINQKPTCSVGDPIVAGDVLADGPSTDLGDLALGQNMRIAFMPWNGYNFEDSILISERVAQEDRFTTIHIQELSCIARDTKLGPEEISSDIPNVGESALSKLDESGVVYIGAEVKGGDILVGKVTPKGETQLTPEEKLLRAIFGEKASDVKDTSLRVPNSVHGTVIDVQVFTRDGVEKDKRALEIEDMQLRQVKKDLTDEFEILADGIFARAQTALIRAGVDQAKLDSLPREKWFEIALNSEDAQLELDQIADQHAEIKLDFDKKFEAKRRKITQGDDLAPGVLKIVKVYLAVKRHIQPGDKMAGRHGNKGVISTIQPVEDMPYDANGTPVDIVLNPLGVPSRMNIGQILETHLGMAAHGLGVKIDRMIKEQRELAELRDFLKKVYELGENHQEVDIDSFTDHEVRRLAENLRKGVPVATPVFDGARESEIKEMLKLADIPESGQIALFDGRTGREFERPVTVGYMYMLKLNHLVDDKMHARSTGSYSLVTQQPLGGKAQFGGQRFGEMEVWALEAYGAAYTLQEMLTVKSDDVNGRTKMYKNIVDGDHRMEPGMPESFNVLLKEIRSLGINIELEEK; via the coding sequence ATGGTTTACTCTTATAGCGAAAAGAAACGTATCCGTAAGGATTTTGGCAAACGCCCACAGGTATTGGAAATTCCATACCTTCTTTCAATTCAGCTTGATTCTTTCAAAAAGTTTATTGAGACCGATCCGGAAGCTCAATACGGTTTGGAAGCAGCATTTCGTTCCGTTTTTCCAATTAAAAGCTACTCAGGTAGTTCAGAGCTTCAATATGTAAGCTACCGCCTGGGAGAGCCCGTTTTCGACGTTAAAGAATGTCAAATTCGCGGCGTAACTTTCTCTGCTCCGTTAAGAGTAAAACTTCGGTTAGTGTTGTTCGATAAAGACGCTGCGCCAGGTACCGTAAAAGATATTAAAGAACAAGAAGTGTACATGGGCGAGATCCCATTGATGACTGAGAACGGTACGTTCGTTATCAATGGTACAGAGCGTGTTATCGTGTCACAGCTACACCGTTCACCTGGTGTATTCTTTGATCACGACAAAGGTAAAACTCACTCGTCAGGTAAAGTGCTTTATAACGCACGTGTAATTCCTTACCGTGGTTCGTGGTTAGACTTCGAGTTTGACCCTAAAGATAACCTATTCGTACGTATTGACCGTCGTCGTAAGTTGCCTGCAACGATTATCTTACGCGCACTTGAAATGTCATCAGAAGAAATCCTAGATACATTCTTCGATAAAGTAAGCGTACGTATCGACAAAGACAAATTAATGATGGAAGTGGTTCCAGATCGCCTACGTGGTGAGACGGCTGCTTTTGACATCATTGACGGTGAAGGCAACGTTGTTGTTGAAACGGGACGTCGTATTTCTGCGCGCCACACGCGTGCACTAGAAAAAGCCGGTCTTACAGAGCTTGAAGTTCCCGCAGATTACCTAATTGGCCGTGTTTACGCAGCTACTTACGTAAACGAAGACACAGGCGAAGTGATTGTAAGTGCGAACGACGAACTAACCCTTGAAAACCTTGCGGCACTTAGCCAAGCGGGTATCAAAGAGTTCGAAACGCTTTACATCAACGAACTTGACCACGGTTCATACATTTCAGATACGCTACGTATCGATTCATCAACTAACCGCCTTGAAGCACTAGTTGAAATTTACCGTATGATGCGTCCTGGTGAGCCACCAACAAAAGATGCAGCTGAAACCTTGTTCGATAACTTGTTCTTCTCTGATGAACGTTACGACCTGTCTTCTGTTGGCCGCATGAAGTTCAACCGCCGTCTTGGCCGTGAGGAACTAATTGGTGCTGGTACACTAGACAAAGAAGACATTATTTCTGTAATGAAGCAGCTAATAATGATTCGTGACGGTAAAGATGAAGTAGATGACATCGATCACCTAGGTAACCGTCGTATCCGTTCTGTAGGTGAAATGGCAGAGAACCAATTCCGCGTTGGCCTTGTACGTGTTGAGCGTGCAGTTAAAGAGCGCCTAAGCCTAGGTGATCTAGACAACGTGATGCCACAGGATCTTATTAACGCTAAGCCTATTTCGGCTGCGGTTAAAGAGTTCTTCGGTTCATCTCAGCTTTCTCAGTTCATGGACCAAAACAACCCGCTATCAGAAGTAACGCATAAGCGTCGTATTTCTGCATTAGGCCCGGGTGGTCTTACACGTGAACGTGCAGGCTTCGAAGTTCGAGACGTACACCCGACTCACTACGGTCGTCTATGTCCAATCGAAACGCCGGAAGGCCCGAACATCGGTCTAATTAACTCATTGGCAAGCTTTGCGCGCACCAATGACTTCGGTTTCCTAGAAACACCGTTCCGTCGCATTGTTGACGGCGTGGTGACAGACGAAATCGATTACTTATCTGCAATTGAAGAAGGTCAATTCGCAATCGCTCAGGCTAACATCGCGTTAACTGAAGCTGGCGAATTGGTTGACGACCTAATTCCATGTCGTCACCGCGGTGAAACAACTTTGATGCCTAAAGAAGACATCAAATACATGGACGTTTCGCCTCAGCAAATCGTTTCAATTGCTGCAAGCATTATCCCATTCCTAGAGCACGATGATGCGAACCGTGCACTAATGGGTGCGAACATGCAACGTCAGGCAGTACCTACACTACGCGCTGATAAGCCGCTAGTTGGTACCGGTATGGAAAGAACTATCGCGGTTGACTCAGGTGTTACTGTAGTTGCTAAGCGTGGTGGTGTGGTTGATTACGTAGATGCCAGCCGTATCGTTATTAAGGTAGACGAAGATGAAATGCTTCCAGGTGAAGCAGGTATCGATATCTACAACCTGACTAAGTACACACGTTCTAACCAAAACACATGTATCAATCAGAAGCCTACTTGTAGTGTTGGCGACCCGATTGTTGCAGGCGACGTGCTAGCTGATGGTCCTTCAACAGACCTAGGTGACCTTGCACTTGGTCAGAACATGCGTATCGCGTTCATGCCGTGGAATGGTTACAACTTTGAGGATTCAATCCTTATTTCTGAGCGTGTAGCGCAGGAAGACCGCTTTACGACTATCCACATTCAAGAGCTTAGCTGTATCGCCCGTGATACTAAGCTTGGGCCAGAAGAAATTTCTTCTGATATCCCGAACGTGGGTGAATCTGCACTAAGCAAGCTTGATGAATCAGGTGTTGTTTACATTGGTGCGGAAGTGAAAGGTGGCGACATCCTTGTAGGTAAAGTAACGCCTAAAGGTGAAACGCAGCTTACGCCAGAAGAGAAACTACTGCGTGCAATCTTCGGTGAAAAAGCGTCTGACGTGAAAGATACGTCTCTACGTGTACCTAATTCTGTTCACGGTACCGTAATCGACGTTCAAGTATTTACTCGTGATGGAGTAGAGAAAGACAAGCGCGCGCTTGAAATTGAAGACATGCAGCTACGTCAGGTTAAGAAAGACCTTACTGACGAGTTCGAAATTCTTGCAGACGGTATTTTTGCTCGTGCACAAACTGCGCTAATCCGTGCTGGTGTCGACCAAGCTAAGCTTGACAGCCTGCCGCGTGAAAAGTGGTTTGAAATCGCACTTAACAGCGAAGACGCGCAGCTAGAGCTAGATCAAATTGCTGACCAGCACGCTGAAATCAAATTAGACTTCGATAAGAAGTTTGAGGCGAAGCGTCGCAAGATTACACAAGGCGATGACCTAGCACCTGGCGTACTTAAGATTGTTAAGGTTTACCTTGCGGTTAAGCGTCATATCCAACCGGGTGATAAGATGGCCGGTCGTCACGGTAACAAAGGTGTTATCTCGACTATCCAGCCTGTAGAAGACATGCCATACGATGCTAACGGTACGCCGGTAGATATCGTTCTTAACCCACTAGGTGTACCGTCTCGTATGAACATCGGTCAGATCCTAGAAACCCACTTGGGTATGGCTGCACACGGTCTTGGTGTGAAGATTGATCGCATGATTAAAGAGCAGCGCGAGCTGGCTGAATTACGTGACTTCTTGAAGAAGGTGTACGAGCTTGGTGAGAATCACCAAGAAGTTGACATCGATAGCTTCACAGACCACGAAGTTCGTCGTCTAGCGGAAAACCTTCGTAAGGGTGTTCCAGTAGCAACACCTGTATTCGACGGTGCTCGTGAATCTGAAATCAAAGAAATGCTGAAGCTTGCGGATATTCCAGAAAGCGGTCAGATTGCTTTGTTTGACGGTCGTACCGGTCGCGAATTTGAGCGTCCAGTTACGGTTGGTTACATGTACATGCTGAAACTGAACCACTTAGTAGACGACAAAATGCACGCGCGTTCTACGGGTTCTTACAGCCTTGTTACACAGCAGCCTCTTGGTGGTAAAGCACAGTTCGGTGGTCAGCGCTTCGGTGAGATGGAAGTGTGGGCACTTGAAGCATACGGTGCAGCATATACCCTTCAGGAAATGCTTACTGTTAAGTCAGATGACGTTAACGGCCGTACCAAGATGTACAAGAACATCGTCGATGGCGACCACAGAATGGAGCCTGGCATGCCAGAGTCATTCAACGTACTACTTAAAGAAATTCGCTCGTTGGGTATCAACATCGAGCTTGAAGAAAAGTAA
- the rplL gene encoding 50S ribosomal protein L7/L12 — protein MALTKEDILNAIAEMPVMELVELIEAAEEKFNVSAAAAVAVAGPAAGGDAGAAEEKTEFDVVMTSFGGNKVAVIKAVRGATGLGLKEAKEVVESAPKAIKEGVSKDEAEALKKELEEAGAEVEIK, from the coding sequence ATGGCTCTAACTAAAGAAGATATCTTAAACGCAATCGCTGAAATGCCGGTAATGGAACTGGTAGAACTAATTGAAGCGGCTGAAGAGAAATTCAACGTATCTGCTGCAGCTGCTGTTGCTGTTGCTGGTCCAGCTGCTGGCGGCGACGCTGGTGCAGCTGAAGAGAAGACTGAATTCGACGTTGTTATGACTTCATTCGGTGGCAACAAAGTTGCAGTTATCAAAGCAGTTCGCGGCGCGACTGGCCTAGGTCTTAAAGAAGCTAAAGAAGTAGTTGAATCTGCTCCTAAAGCTATCAAAGAAGGCGTAAGCAAAGATGAAGCTGAAGCACTTAAGAAAGAGCTTGAAGAAGCTGGTGCAGAAGTAGAAATCAAGTAA
- the rplJ gene encoding 50S ribosomal protein L10 yields the protein MALGLAAKKEIVAEISDVASRALSVAVAEYRGMEVAELTDLRVKAREQGVYLKVVRNTLAKRALADSQFADLDSALTGPLIYGFSIDAPGGAARLFKDFGKTNDKLKVTALSIGSGLLGPEKLDAVAALPTRDEALAKLLATFKAPVGKFVQTINEVPGKFVRVLAAVKDTK from the coding sequence GTGGCACTAGGTTTAGCAGCAAAAAAAGAGATCGTAGCAGAAATTTCTGATGTTGCGTCTCGCGCTCTATCCGTAGCCGTTGCTGAATACCGTGGGATGGAAGTTGCAGAACTGACTGACCTTCGTGTTAAAGCTCGTGAGCAAGGCGTATACCTAAAGGTTGTACGTAACACTCTTGCAAAGCGTGCTCTAGCAGACAGTCAATTTGCAGACTTAGACAGCGCCTTAACTGGTCCGCTTATCTATGGTTTCTCTATCGACGCACCAGGCGGTGCGGCACGTCTTTTCAAAGACTTCGGTAAGACGAACGATAAGCTAAAAGTTACAGCACTATCTATTGGTAGCGGTCTTCTTGGTCCAGAGAAATTGGACGCAGTTGCAGCACTACCTACCCGCGACGAAGCGCTTGCGAAACTACTTGCAACCTTCAAAGCACCAGTTGGGAAATTCGTTCAAACAATCAACGAAGTTCCTGGCAAGTTTGTGCGCGTATTGGCGGCGGTCAAAGACACCAAGTAA
- the rplA gene encoding 50S ribosomal protein L1 produces MAKLTKRARLIRDKVDSTKEYEINEAVALLKELATAKFAESVDVSVNLGIDAKKSDQNVRGATVLPNGTGKDVRVAVFTQGANAEAAKEAGADIVGMDDLAEQVKKGEMNFDVVVASPDAMRVVGQLGQILGPRGLMPNPKTGTVTPDVATAVKNAKAGQVRYRNDKNGIIHASIGKIAFEANQIQENLEALLEALKKAKPSSAKGTYIKKISLSTTMGAGVALDKASVGL; encoded by the coding sequence ATGGCTAAATTAACTAAACGCGCTCGCCTAATCCGCGACAAAGTTGACTCTACTAAAGAGTACGAAATCAACGAAGCAGTAGCGCTTCTTAAAGAACTAGCGACAGCTAAGTTCGCAGAAAGCGTTGACGTATCTGTTAACCTTGGTATCGATGCGAAGAAATCTGACCAAAACGTTCGTGGTGCAACTGTACTACCTAACGGTACTGGTAAAGACGTTCGCGTAGCAGTATTTACTCAAGGTGCAAATGCTGAAGCAGCGAAAGAAGCTGGTGCAGACATCGTTGGTATGGACGACTTAGCTGAGCAAGTTAAGAAAGGCGAAATGAACTTTGACGTAGTAGTTGCTAGCCCAGACGCGATGCGTGTTGTTGGTCAACTAGGTCAAATCTTAGGTCCACGTGGCCTTATGCCTAACCCTAAAACTGGCACTGTAACGCCTGACGTTGCAACGGCAGTTAAGAACGCTAAAGCTGGTCAGGTACGCTACCGTAACGATAAGAACGGTATCATCCACGCTAGCATCGGTAAGATTGCGTTCGAAGCGAACCAAATTCAAGAAAACCTTGAAGCGCTACTTGAAGCATTGAAGAAAGCTAAGCCTTCTTCTGCTAAAGGTACATACATCAAGAAGATCAGCCTAAGCACGACAATGGGTGCTGGTGTTGCTCTTGATAAGGCTTCTGTAGGTCTTTAA
- the rplK gene encoding 50S ribosomal protein L11 has translation MAKKVSGIIKLQVAAGAANPSPPVGPALGQHGVNIMEFCKAFNAKTESLEKGAPVPVEITVYEDRSFTFETKTPPASYLLKKAAGIKSGSGRPNTEKVGKVTRAQLEEIAKTKEPDLTAADLDAAVRTIAGSARSMGLNVED, from the coding sequence ATGGCTAAAAAAGTAAGCGGTATTATTAAGCTTCAGGTTGCAGCAGGCGCTGCTAACCCAAGTCCACCGGTTGGTCCTGCACTAGGTCAACACGGTGTAAACATCATGGAATTCTGTAAGGCTTTCAACGCGAAAACAGAAAGCCTTGAGAAAGGCGCTCCAGTACCAGTAGAAATTACTGTATACGAAGATCGTTCTTTCACATTCGAAACTAAGACTCCTCCTGCGTCTTACCTGCTTAAGAAAGCAGCGGGCATCAAGAGCGGTTCTGGCCGTCCTAACACTGAAAAAGTGGGTAAAGTTACTCGCGCTCAGTTGGAAGAGATTGCTAAAACTAAAGAGCCAGACCTTACTGCAGCTGATCTAGATGCAGCGGTACGCACTATCGCGGGTTCTGCTCGCTCAATGGGCTTGAACGTAGAGGACTAA
- the nusG gene encoding transcription termination/antitermination protein NusG, giving the protein MSEEEAVKKRWYVVQAYSQYEARVKKTLLEYIKMHNMEDYFGQVLVPTEEVVEMRAGQKRKSERKFYPGYVLVEMAMTEESWHLVKSVPRVLGFIGGTSDRPMPITQKEADAILNRLEENVDKPRPKTLFEPGEVIRVTDGPFADFNGVVEEVDYEKSRVKVSVLIFGRSTPVELEFGQVEKG; this is encoded by the coding sequence ATGTCTGAAGAAGAAGCAGTAAAGAAAAGATGGTACGTAGTTCAAGCCTATTCACAATATGAGGCTCGCGTTAAGAAGACCCTGCTTGAATACATCAAAATGCACAACATGGAAGACTACTTTGGTCAGGTACTCGTACCAACTGAAGAAGTAGTGGAAATGCGTGCGGGTCAAAAACGTAAATCTGAGCGCAAATTCTACCCGGGTTACGTTTTGGTAGAAATGGCAATGACAGAAGAGTCGTGGCATTTGGTGAAAAGCGTTCCTCGCGTATTGGGTTTCATCGGTGGTACATCTGACCGTCCTATGCCTATCACGCAAAAAGAAGCGGATGCTATCTTAAATCGCCTTGAAGAAAACGTTGATAAGCCAAGACCAAAGACGTTGTTCGAGCCAGGCGAAGTTATTCGTGTTACCGATGGTCCATTTGCAGACTTTAACGGCGTGGTAGAAGAAGTAGACTACGAAAAGAGCCGCGTAAAAGTATCGGTACTTATTTTTGGTCGCTCAACGCCAGTTGAATTAGAGTTTGGCCAAGTAGAAAAAGGTTAA
- the secE gene encoding preprotein translocase subunit SecE has protein sequence MSEKTENQSNALDMFKWVVVFALLAGLVTANTMYGEISVLYRAIAIVVVVGIAGFIAATTEKGSTFLSFAKESRTEVRKVVWPTRQEANQTTLIVLAATLIMALILWGLDGIIVRVVGFITGIGA, from the coding sequence ATGAGCGAAAAGACGGAAAATCAGTCCAATGCATTGGACATGTTTAAATGGGTAGTGGTGTTTGCACTACTGGCCGGTTTAGTAACCGCTAACACAATGTACGGCGAGATCTCGGTACTTTACCGCGCTATCGCGATTGTTGTAGTTGTTGGTATTGCTGGTTTTATCGCGGCAACTACCGAAAAAGGTAGCACCTTCTTGAGCTTTGCTAAAGAGTCTCGCACGGAAGTTCGCAAGGTTGTGTGGCCAACTCGCCAAGAGGCGAACCAAACTACACTTATCGTGCTTGCAGCGACCTTGATTATGGCACTAATTTTATGGGGACTAGACGGCATCATCGTTCGTGTAGTTGGCTTTATTACCGGAATAGGAGCATAA